In a single window of the Ruminococcus albus 7 = DSM 20455 genome:
- a CDS encoding FtsK/SpoIIIE domain-containing protein translates to MTESIIVQLGKYDVPILQKQPDFEVDLLKSNILLFGSPQSGKTNLIRLIINILHKKMNVEDEQIFILDFGGALADYQTMPLVSAYFDNSNEEYVKRVFKILETKLKENTRALQGVGFAAKKEGQPRHITFFIDNFNSFLDEPRYQGYQEKFARLCRDGLSKGISVVVTASENKGMTSYINNLGQKIALNLSDDRYGEIFGGKVSSIGNIPGRGFANITMRLREKDRKGKYHEITGTYNINSPYEIHCSFAEDINKGDFRINLHKKFQYDADKKCFGKEVEKYKIFPQTFGVAEYYHQLEGEQDITDPQYEVAVGLDYVDFKPVVVNFKDSRFLAVYAKRGAGQDQLLDRIVTNLMEHDTRKLVLFDDGRGQLKMLKDKFPAATYISQYVARSELEKEKPKEPEPVVSAASAMMGGRTSAGGSFFSGQKAEPRFAKPPEISKPVIPQGSKLSPMQQLIKYIHEECVDVGNFASLLYTGKEYLSMLERNPNVPIGCLDTFRDPTVFVLHSKLVYSSVRENKQFLEYIMPILSDMAEERDYIFIFSDVRKMSDIEMNDKFNTLVHTAFVLDNIAEFVSEKGQKTIFGDLDVKMLKADYALCEKGDGYYYDVEADSLKKFKMIQEEDF, encoded by the coding sequence ATGACGGAAAGCATCATAGTTCAACTTGGAAAATACGATGTTCCCATTCTGCAGAAGCAGCCTGATTTTGAGGTCGATCTGCTGAAGTCGAACATACTCCTGTTCGGTTCACCCCAGAGCGGCAAAACTAATCTTATAAGGCTGATAATCAATATCCTTCACAAGAAGATGAATGTAGAGGACGAGCAGATATTCATACTCGATTTCGGCGGCGCACTGGCTGATTATCAGACTATGCCGCTGGTATCAGCGTATTTTGACAATTCCAATGAGGAGTACGTAAAGCGTGTTTTCAAGATACTGGAAACCAAGCTGAAAGAAAACACAAGGGCTTTGCAGGGTGTGGGATTTGCTGCTAAAAAGGAAGGTCAGCCAAGGCATATAACTTTTTTTATAGACAACTTCAATTCATTCCTTGATGAACCGAGATATCAGGGCTATCAGGAAAAGTTTGCAAGACTTTGCCGTGACGGTCTGTCGAAAGGTATCTCCGTAGTGGTGACTGCATCGGAGAACAAGGGAATGACTTCATACATCAATAACCTTGGGCAGAAGATCGCTCTCAACCTTTCTGATGACAGGTACGGTGAGATCTTCGGCGGAAAGGTATCAAGCATAGGAAACATACCCGGACGCGGTTTTGCGAATATTACCATGAGACTTCGCGAAAAGGACCGCAAGGGGAAGTATCACGAGATAACGGGTACCTACAACATAAACTCGCCCTATGAGATACACTGCAGCTTCGCAGAGGATATAAACAAGGGTGATTTCAGGATAAATCTCCACAAGAAATTTCAGTACGATGCAGATAAGAAGTGCTTCGGTAAAGAGGTGGAGAAGTACAAGATATTCCCGCAGACCTTCGGTGTGGCTGAATACTATCATCAGCTGGAGGGCGAACAGGATATAACCGATCCGCAGTATGAAGTTGCTGTTGGGCTGGACTATGTAGATTTCAAGCCTGTTGTGGTCAATTTCAAGGATTCACGTTTTCTGGCGGTATACGCTAAGCGAGGTGCCGGACAGGATCAGCTTCTGGACAGGATCGTTACTAACCTGATGGAACATGACACAAGAAAGCTTGTACTCTTTGATGACGGACGCGGTCAGCTGAAGATGCTCAAAGATAAGTTCCCGGCGGCAACGTACATATCACAATATGTGGCTAGGAGCGAGCTGGAGAAGGAAAAGCCGAAAGAGCCCGAACCTGTGGTGTCCGCGGCATCAGCTATGATGGGTGGTAGGACATCGGCAGGCGGAAGCTTTTTCAGCGGGCAGAAGGCTGAGCCGAGATTCGCGAAGCCCCCCGAGATAAGCAAGCCTGTGATACCTCAGGGATCAAAGCTTTCACCTATGCAGCAGCTTATAAAATACATACACGAGGAATGCGTGGATGTGGGCAACTTTGCGAGCCTGCTTTACACGGGCAAGGAGTATCTTTCCATGCTGGAGAGAAATCCGAATGTGCCTATAGGGTGCCTGGATACTTTCCGTGACCCGACGGTATTCGTGCTGCACAGCAAGCTGGTATACAGCTCGGTGCGGGAAAACAAGCAGTTCCTTGAATACATCATGCCGATACTTTCCGATATGGCGGAGGAAAGAGATTACATATTCATATTCTCAGACGTAAGGAAAATGTCGGACATCGAGATGAATGATAAGTTCAATACTCTGGTACACACGGCATTCGTGCTTGATAATATCGCGGAGTTCGTATCGGAGAAAGGACAGAAGACCATATTCGGTGATCTCGATGTAAAGATGCTGAAAGCAGATTACGCGCTCTGTGAAAAGGGCGATGGTTATTATTATGACGTAGAGGCGGACAGCCTGAAAAAGTTTAAGATGATACAAGAGGAGGATTTCTGA